The following are from one region of the Stenotrophomonas lactitubi genome:
- a CDS encoding autotransporter-associated beta strand repeat-containing protein, whose protein sequence is MNRIYRLVFNRALGVMQVASEVAQNPGGSAATSARLPRLRTHQLAVALAATLASGSAFAACNTVGAVVTCDPGTTVNNYTNATSGITLNVLAGATLRTPPIIGGGNAATLSGDNVTVNNSGTIDPSSIILASPGLVVGNGSANNSAISVNNNTGGQIKGVVNLATLLGFGGQALVAQNVNGTTTINNAGLISTSLIGVGSVSDATTVVTYGGAAANVTNSGTIDGRVGLGASGGNTFLNAGTVNGSVHLGDSTGGNTFTAVAGSSVSASGGVAGAGTLTGITGVKVAAAGTVNAGAGTGAANNTLVLQDNAGNNGPVSSIGWSNYLGFQKLTVNSGTWNLQGPWSGTGAITLGGGQVNFDSNTSFGSGLFTVNGGAIAASGAGLSLGNNFALNAGLTLGGTQGFGLSGVLSGAGGLTVTNAGVVSLGGANLFFGGVNLNAGSLLLGNAGALGSGNLTVGGTASLDTSGAFNLANNIVVNGGGNLNLLGSNALSLNGSLSGAGNLIKSGAGTLTLGGANSLTGGFSITGGALALGAGGNLSSTGALTLATGTTLDLTVAANQTVGSLAGLGGTVSLGTRTLTLGGLGNTSFAGNFTGTTGGLIKVGTGVQTLLGSNALTGGVALNGGGLLLGNSNALGTGTLSVGAEVTLDGTTALSLGNDVSLGTGGSLALLGGQPLVFNGVISGGGSLVKNGAALLTLNGANTFGGGVVVNGGNLLLGNNTALGTGLLDINNAATLDASAALNLTNNINLATGGSLNVLGGQPLTLGGVLGGNGGLIKSGASTLTLTGANTFTGGLNVAAGTVALGSGGGLAATGAVSLSGAGAALDLSLGGNQTIGALSGVAGSTVALGANTLAFGSATNQTFAGVISGVGGGLVKNGSGVQTLTGANTFTGGVALNAGGLLLGNSGALGTGALSITGAATLDGTTALNLGNLVNLGAELTLGGSNNITLAGDISGVGSLTKNGASLLTLNGANGFSGGLNLNAGSVVLGSSAAAGTGALNIGGNVSLDGSTALNLTNNVALATGAILTLPGSQNVTLGGVVSGDGGLVKNGATVLTLNGANTFGGGLSLAGGGLLLGNSGALGTGALNVAANASLDGIVALDLTNAVNLGAGSALTLIGSNALTFGGVVSGTGGLVKNGAGTLTLGNANGFSGGLALNGGNLQLGNAGALGTGALNVGGNATLDTAAAYTVGNAINLASGTTLALQGSNALTLGGVVAGNGALVKNGAASLTLTNANTYVGGTTINAGTLALGAGGSLALGGDVTLGGAGAGFDISAATGSQTIGALNGVLGTTVALGGNSLTFGTATNAVFDGVISGGGGLVKVGAGVQTLSGVNTFGGGVSLNAGGLVIGNDAALGSGALTVGGAATLDTSLAATLVNNITLNAGLTVLGSNALTLNGVISGAGSLTKNGAATLTLNGVNTYTGGTNVNAGTLALGAGASLAASGIVNLATGATLDLSAGSGNQTFGTLTGNGMVNLGANSITVGGPTNGVFSGSIAGTGGLIKEGTGTETLTGANTFTGGTLINAGTLAIGAGGSLAATGAVTLSAPGTGFDISAAGNQAIGALNGVAGSTVALGGNTLTFGGTDNGTFDGLIGGTGGLVKNGTGIQTLGGANTFGGGVALNGGGLVVGNNGALGTGALTVGANASLDSSIAANLGNDIGLLAGATLNLLGSNALTLGGAISGDGGLIKNGAATVTLTGSNTFTGGTVINSGTLAIGAGGSLSPTGAVNLAGTGTFDISAGGNQGIGSLAGVAGSTVSLGGNSLTLGGTTDATFNGGLTGSGGLVKNGSGVQTLNGASTFGGGVTLNAGGLVVGNNAALGTGALTVGGASTLDSSSAVTLANNMVLNAGLTVLGSNDLTLNGDLSGTGSLTKDGVATLTLNGTNTYTGGTNINAGTLALGAGASLNAGGIVNLATGATFDLSAGSGTQVFGTLIGNGTVNLGANTLTIGDATNGVFSGSIGGTGGLIKAGTGTETLTGANTFTGGTTINAGTLAIGAGGSLAATGAVNLANAGTGFDISSGGNQAIGTLSGVAGSTISLGGNTLTTNAAGNSTFAGDISGTGGLVKNGAGVLGLTGSNTFGGGVALNAGGLSLGSNGALGTGALTVGGDATLDGSVPLTLGNNVQLASGTLTLLGGTPLTLDGDIAGAGNLLKDGAATVTLGGASSYTGTTTINSGTLAVAAGGSLSSASTVNLAGAGTLDISAAGNQGIGGLAGVASGNVVLGGSTLTTGGSNASTTFGGTIGGSGGLVQTGTGTLTLTGNNTYTGGTTINGGSTLQIGNGGATGAIVGDVTNNGALVVNLSANTTLGGTLSGSGGLTQAGSGTLTLTGNNTYTGGTTINSGGSLQVGNGGATGAIIGDVGNNGSLVFNVGGNTTLGGVVSGSGGLTQAGAGTLTLTGNNTYTGGTTINTGATLQVGNGGASGAIAGNVNNNGSLVLNVGGNTTLGGVVSGSGGLTQAGSGTLTLTGNNTYTGGTTINAGGTVQIGNGGAGGAITGNITNNGGLVVNTGGTTTLGGSISGTGSIVQAGPGPLNLGGNSGGFTGTGQVTGGGLNVTGTIGGQWTIGSGTTLSGTGTIGGSAGGVTVSNGGVLSPGNGPGNGSSGGNGAGTITVGGNLTLAPGSTLSVDLGATGSDVVQVGGSANIGGASVVVNAIDPNTSYQQGQQYTIINAGGGVSGQFVPPTTTSAFLSLSPVYTPNAAQLKIDVKQTAAFVTAAQTRNQLGVASALDSLPQSGAALGLYNTLLAYDTATARNAFNQLSGEVHAASRAVLLYDNYLEEGIRQRLGSELPTVRGERASAWLAGSGKVFKQDGDGNGDEIRANRNALMAGVDWKLGEHVVLGAAAGSERLDTRLYDRQSRARLRGNTYGLYAQGEWNNGFAVGGSVSRGDYRTRTTREVPLLAQTLHSRQDSDVTIAQIEGSWTWTHGRTQLQPYVQFTKHWVDSDRAVEQGGSAALVLEGGKDTLNVSTVGVRGRWDVGSGERYPAQLTVGLGWQHASGDTDVASRQSFAVGGNAFDAYSAVMARNALVSQVGVAVGLGRSSQLSLFVQGQHGDGRNDIGGQLNLRVGF, encoded by the coding sequence ATGAACCGCATTTACCGTCTGGTTTTCAATCGTGCCCTCGGCGTAATGCAGGTTGCTTCGGAGGTCGCCCAGAATCCCGGCGGAAGTGCCGCCACCTCGGCAAGGTTGCCGCGATTGCGGACGCACCAGTTGGCGGTGGCCTTAGCCGCCACGCTGGCCAGTGGTTCGGCGTTCGCGGCGTGCAACACGGTGGGCGCAGTCGTTACCTGCGACCCCGGCACTACGGTCAACAACTACACCAACGCTACCTCCGGCATCACGCTGAACGTCCTGGCGGGGGCCACGCTGCGCACGCCCCCGATTATCGGTGGCGGCAACGCGGCGACGTTGAGCGGCGACAACGTGACGGTCAACAACAGTGGCACGATCGATCCGAGCTCGATCATCCTCGCCTCGCCCGGCCTGGTCGTCGGCAATGGTTCGGCCAACAACAGCGCGATCTCCGTCAACAACAATACCGGCGGGCAGATCAAGGGTGTCGTCAATCTCGCAACGTTGCTGGGCTTCGGTGGGCAGGCCCTGGTGGCGCAGAACGTCAACGGCACCACCACCATCAATAACGCCGGCCTGATCAGCACGTCGTTGATCGGCGTTGGCAGTGTGTCCGACGCGACCACGGTGGTGACCTATGGTGGCGCGGCAGCCAATGTGACCAACAGCGGCACCATCGACGGGCGCGTCGGCCTGGGCGCCTCTGGCGGCAATACATTCCTCAATGCGGGCACTGTCAACGGCAGCGTGCACCTGGGTGATTCGACCGGCGGCAATACCTTCACGGCCGTTGCCGGTTCCAGCGTCTCCGCAAGCGGCGGCGTTGCGGGCGCGGGTACGCTGACCGGCATCACCGGCGTAAAGGTTGCGGCAGCAGGCACGGTCAACGCAGGTGCCGGTACCGGTGCGGCCAACAACACGCTGGTACTGCAGGACAACGCCGGCAACAACGGTCCGGTATCCAGCATCGGCTGGAGCAACTATCTGGGCTTCCAGAAGCTGACCGTCAACAGCGGCACCTGGAATCTGCAGGGACCGTGGTCGGGAACAGGGGCTATCACCCTCGGCGGTGGCCAGGTGAACTTCGACAGCAACACGTCGTTCGGTTCCGGGCTGTTCACCGTCAACGGCGGCGCGATCGCCGCCAGTGGTGCGGGCCTGTCGCTGGGCAACAACTTCGCCCTGAATGCCGGGCTGACTCTGGGTGGTACCCAAGGCTTCGGTTTGAGTGGCGTGCTGTCCGGGGCCGGTGGCCTCACCGTGACCAATGCCGGTGTGGTGAGCCTGGGCGGCGCGAATCTGTTCTTCGGCGGCGTCAACCTCAACGCCGGTAGCTTGCTGCTGGGCAATGCGGGCGCACTGGGCAGCGGCAACCTGACGGTAGGCGGTACCGCATCGCTGGATACCAGCGGTGCCTTCAACCTCGCCAACAACATCGTCGTCAACGGTGGTGGCAATCTGAATCTGCTGGGCAGCAATGCGCTTTCCCTGAACGGATCGCTGTCGGGTGCGGGCAACCTGATCAAGAGCGGTGCGGGCACGCTGACCTTGGGGGGCGCGAATTCGCTGACCGGTGGTTTCTCGATCACCGGGGGGGCGCTGGCGCTCGGTGCGGGCGGCAATCTGTCGTCCACCGGTGCGTTGACGCTGGCCACCGGTACGACGCTGGACCTCACCGTTGCAGCCAACCAGACCGTGGGTTCGCTGGCAGGGCTCGGCGGCACGGTGAGCCTGGGCACCCGCACATTGACCCTCGGCGGGCTTGGCAATACCTCCTTCGCTGGCAACTTCACCGGCACCACGGGCGGCTTGATCAAGGTGGGTACCGGCGTGCAGACCCTGTTGGGCAGCAACGCGCTTACCGGCGGCGTGGCCCTCAACGGCGGCGGGCTGCTGCTGGGCAACAGCAACGCGTTGGGCACAGGTACGTTGAGCGTCGGTGCTGAAGTCACTCTGGATGGCACAACCGCGCTTTCGTTGGGCAACGACGTCTCGCTTGGCACCGGAGGTTCGCTGGCGCTGCTGGGCGGGCAGCCGTTGGTATTCAACGGTGTGATTTCCGGCGGCGGCAGCCTGGTCAAGAACGGCGCCGCACTGCTCACGTTGAATGGCGCCAACACATTCGGCGGCGGTGTGGTCGTCAATGGCGGCAACCTGCTGCTGGGCAACAACACGGCACTGGGTACCGGCCTGCTGGACATCAACAATGCCGCCACGCTGGATGCAAGCGCGGCGTTGAACCTGACCAACAACATCAACCTTGCCACGGGTGGTTCGCTGAACGTGCTGGGCGGCCAGCCGCTGACGCTGGGCGGCGTCCTGGGTGGCAATGGCGGCCTGATAAAGAGCGGCGCTTCGACCCTGACGCTGACCGGCGCCAATACCTTCACCGGCGGCCTGAACGTTGCTGCCGGTACGGTGGCGCTGGGCAGCGGCGGCGGCCTGGCCGCGACCGGTGCGGTCAGCCTGTCGGGGGCCGGGGCGGCGCTGGATCTTTCCCTGGGGGGCAATCAGACCATCGGTGCACTGTCCGGCGTGGCAGGTAGCACCGTGGCCCTGGGTGCCAACACGCTCGCCTTTGGCAGCGCGACCAACCAGACCTTTGCCGGTGTGATCAGTGGCGTCGGCGGAGGCCTGGTAAAGAACGGCAGTGGCGTACAGACATTGACCGGTGCAAACACCTTTACCGGCGGCGTCGCACTCAATGCCGGCGGGCTGCTGCTGGGCAACAGCGGCGCGCTGGGAACCGGTGCGCTAAGCATCACCGGTGCTGCGACGCTGGACGGCACTACCGCGCTCAACCTGGGCAATCTCGTCAACCTTGGTGCGGAGCTGACGTTGGGGGGCAGCAACAACATCACCTTGGCCGGCGACATCTCCGGCGTCGGCAGCCTGACCAAGAACGGCGCCTCGCTGCTGACCTTGAACGGCGCCAATGGCTTCAGCGGAGGTCTGAACCTCAATGCCGGCAGCGTGGTGCTGGGCAGCAGTGCAGCGGCAGGGACCGGCGCGCTGAACATCGGTGGCAACGTGTCGCTGGACGGATCGACCGCGCTGAACCTGACCAACAACGTTGCATTGGCTACCGGTGCGATCCTCACGCTCCCCGGCAGCCAGAACGTCACCCTGGGCGGCGTGGTGTCCGGCGACGGTGGCCTGGTGAAGAACGGCGCCACGGTGTTGACGCTCAATGGTGCCAATACTTTCGGTGGCGGCCTGAGCCTGGCCGGCGGCGGCCTGCTGCTGGGCAACAGTGGAGCGCTGGGAACCGGCGCGCTGAACGTTGCTGCGAACGCCAGCCTGGATGGCATCGTTGCGCTTGATCTGACCAATGCGGTCAACCTTGGCGCAGGCTCGGCACTGACGCTGATCGGCAGCAACGCACTGACGTTCGGTGGTGTGGTGTCCGGTACCGGCGGTCTGGTCAAGAACGGCGCCGGTACATTGACTCTCGGCAACGCCAACGGCTTCAGTGGTGGCCTGGCGTTGAACGGTGGCAACCTGCAGCTGGGCAATGCCGGCGCTCTGGGAACGGGCGCGCTCAACGTCGGCGGCAATGCAACGCTGGATACTGCAGCAGCCTACACCGTAGGCAACGCGATCAACCTGGCTTCGGGTACCACGCTTGCCCTGCAGGGCAGCAATGCGCTGACGCTCGGCGGTGTGGTGGCCGGCAATGGTGCACTGGTCAAGAACGGTGCGGCCTCGTTGACCCTGACCAATGCGAACACCTACGTCGGCGGTACCACGATCAACGCTGGAACCCTGGCACTTGGCGCGGGCGGCAGCCTGGCTCTCGGTGGTGACGTCACCCTCGGCGGTGCTGGCGCCGGCTTCGACATATCGGCGGCAACCGGCAGCCAGACCATCGGTGCGCTGAATGGCGTGCTCGGTACGACGGTCGCACTGGGCGGAAATTCACTGACCTTCGGCACCGCCACCAATGCGGTGTTCGACGGCGTGATCAGCGGAGGCGGTGGTCTGGTCAAGGTGGGCGCAGGGGTGCAGACCCTGTCCGGCGTCAACACCTTCGGCGGCGGTGTCAGCCTCAATGCCGGTGGCCTGGTGATCGGCAATGACGCGGCGCTGGGCAGCGGTGCGCTGACCGTGGGTGGTGCGGCAACGCTCGACACCAGCCTGGCAGCGACGCTGGTCAACAACATCACGCTCAACGCCGGCTTGACGGTGCTGGGCAGCAACGCGCTGACGCTCAACGGGGTGATCTCCGGCGCTGGTAGCCTGACCAAGAACGGTGCTGCCACGCTCACCCTCAATGGCGTGAACACCTATACCGGCGGCACCAACGTCAATGCCGGCACGCTGGCACTGGGGGCAGGTGCAAGCCTGGCCGCCAGCGGCATCGTCAACCTGGCCACCGGCGCTACGCTGGATCTCTCTGCGGGCAGCGGCAACCAGACCTTCGGCACCCTGACCGGCAATGGCATGGTCAACCTGGGCGCGAACTCGATCACTGTCGGCGGACCGACCAACGGTGTCTTCAGCGGCTCCATCGCCGGTACCGGTGGCCTGATCAAGGAGGGTACCGGCACTGAAACACTGACCGGTGCCAACACCTTCACCGGTGGCACGCTGATCAATGCGGGCACGCTGGCGATCGGTGCCGGTGGCAGCCTGGCGGCAACCGGCGCGGTTACGCTTTCCGCGCCGGGTACCGGCTTCGACATCTCGGCCGCTGGCAACCAGGCGATCGGTGCGCTCAACGGCGTCGCTGGCAGCACCGTGGCGCTGGGTGGCAACACGCTGACCTTCGGCGGCACCGACAACGGCACCTTCGATGGCCTGATCGGTGGCACCGGTGGGCTGGTCAAGAACGGTACGGGCATCCAGACGCTGGGCGGTGCCAACACCTTCGGTGGCGGCGTGGCACTCAATGGCGGTGGCCTGGTGGTCGGCAACAATGGTGCGCTGGGTACCGGCGCGCTGACCGTGGGCGCCAACGCGTCGCTGGACAGCAGCATCGCCGCGAACCTCGGCAACGACATCGGCCTGCTGGCGGGCGCTACGCTCAACCTGCTCGGCAGCAATGCATTGACGCTGGGTGGGGCGATCTCCGGCGACGGTGGCCTGATCAAGAACGGCGCGGCAACGGTGACCCTGACCGGCAGCAATACCTTCACCGGTGGCACCGTCATCAACAGCGGCACGCTGGCGATCGGTGCGGGCGGAAGCCTGTCACCGACCGGTGCGGTGAACCTTGCCGGTACCGGCACATTCGATATCTCTGCCGGCGGCAACCAGGGCATCGGTTCGCTGGCGGGCGTGGCCGGCAGCACGGTGTCGCTGGGCGGCAACAGCCTGACCCTGGGAGGCACCACCGACGCGACCTTCAACGGTGGCCTGACCGGCAGCGGTGGACTGGTCAAGAATGGCAGCGGCGTGCAGACGCTCAACGGTGCCAGCACCTTCGGTGGCGGCGTCACCCTCAATGCCGGCGGACTGGTGGTGGGCAACAACGCGGCGTTGGGTACGGGCGCGCTCACTGTCGGCGGCGCTTCCACGCTTGATTCCAGCAGCGCGGTGACCTTGGCCAACAACATGGTGCTCAACGCCGGCCTGACCGTACTGGGCAGCAACGATCTCACGCTCAACGGCGACCTGTCGGGCACCGGCAGCCTGACCAAGGACGGCGTGGCTACTCTCACGTTGAACGGCACCAACACCTATACCGGCGGGACCAACATCAATGCGGGTACGCTCGCGCTTGGTGCCGGTGCCAGCCTCAACGCAGGCGGCATCGTCAATCTCGCCACGGGTGCCACCTTCGATCTTTCAGCGGGCAGTGGCACGCAGGTATTCGGTACGCTGATCGGCAACGGTACGGTCAACCTTGGCGCGAACACGCTGACCATCGGCGATGCCACCAATGGTGTGTTCAGTGGTTCGATCGGCGGTACCGGTGGCCTGATCAAGGCCGGCACCGGTACCGAAACACTGACCGGCGCCAACACGTTCACTGGCGGCACCACCATCAACGCCGGCACGCTGGCGATCGGTGCCGGTGGCAGCCTGGCGGCAACAGGCGCGGTGAACCTGGCCAACGCCGGTACCGGTTTTGATATCTCCAGCGGTGGCAACCAGGCCATCGGTACGTTGTCCGGCGTTGCCGGCAGCACGATCAGCCTTGGCGGCAACACACTGACCACCAACGCAGCGGGCAACAGCACGTTTGCCGGCGACATCAGCGGCACCGGTGGCCTGGTCAAGAACGGTGCGGGCGTGCTCGGCCTGACTGGCAGCAACACCTTCGGTGGGGGAGTGGCGCTCAATGCCGGTGGTCTGTCGCTGGGCAGCAATGGTGCCCTGGGTACCGGCGCGCTGACCGTCGGCGGTGATGCCACGCTGGATGGCAGTGTGCCGCTGACCCTGGGCAACAACGTGCAGCTGGCAAGCGGCACGCTGACCCTGCTGGGCGGTACGCCGCTGACGCTGGACGGCGATATCGCCGGCGCCGGCAACCTGCTGAAGGATGGCGCAGCGACGGTGACCCTGGGCGGTGCCAGCAGCTACACCGGTACCACGACGATCAACAGCGGCACCCTGGCCGTCGCCGCCGGTGGCAGCCTGTCCTCGGCCAGCACGGTGAATCTGGCCGGCGCCGGAACGCTGGATATCAGTGCGGCCGGCAACCAGGGCATCGGTGGCCTGGCCGGTGTTGCCAGCGGCAACGTGGTGCTGGGCGGTTCCACGCTGACCACCGGCGGCAGCAATGCCAGCACCACCTTCGGCGGCACCATCGGTGGAAGCGGTGGGCTGGTGCAGACCGGCACCGGCACGTTGACCCTGACCGGCAACAACACCTACACCGGTGGCACCACCATCAACGGTGGCAGCACGTTGCAGATCGGCAATGGCGGCGCGACCGGTGCGATTGTTGGCGACGTGACCAACAACGGCGCGCTGGTGGTCAACCTGTCGGCCAACACGACACTCGGTGGGACTCTCAGCGGCAGCGGTGGCCTGACCCAGGCCGGCAGCGGCACGCTGACCCTGACCGGCAACAACACCTATACCGGCGGCACCACCATCAACAGCGGTGGCAGCCTGCAGGTGGGCAACGGTGGTGCCACGGGGGCGATCATCGGCGACGTTGGCAACAACGGCAGCCTGGTGTTCAACGTCGGTGGCAACACCACGCTCGGTGGCGTGGTCAGTGGCAGCGGCGGGCTGACCCAGGCCGGAGCCGGCACGCTGACCTTGACCGGCAACAACACCTACACCGGCGGTACCACCATCAACACCGGCGCTACGCTGCAGGTCGGCAATGGCGGTGCCAGCGGTGCGATCGCCGGCAACGTCAACAACAACGGCAGCCTGGTGTTGAACGTCGGCGGCAACACCACGCTTGGCGGCGTGGTCAGTGGCAGCGGCGGGTTGACCCAGGCGGGCAGCGGCACGCTGACCCTTACCGGCAACAACACCTATACCGGCGGCACCACGATCAACGCTGGTGGCACCGTGCAGATCGGCAACGGCGGCGCCGGCGGCGCGATCACCGGCAACATCACCAACAACGGTGGCCTGGTGGTCAACACAGGCGGCACCACGACACTGGGTGGCAGCATCAGTGGCACGGGCAGCATCGTGCAGGCCGGCCCGGGCCCGCTCAACCTGGGCGGCAACAGTGGCGGATTCACCGGTACCGGCCAGGTCACCGGCGGTGGCCTGAATGTCACCGGCACCATCGGTGGCCAATGGACCATCGGCAGCGGCACCACGTTGTCGGGTACCGGCACCATCGGTGGTAGCGCTGGCGGCGTGACCGTGAGCAATGGCGGCGTGCTGTCGCCGGGCAACGGCCCAGGCAATGGCAGCAGTGGCGGCAACGGTGCGGGCACGATCACCGTGGGTGGCAACCTGACTCTGGCACCGGGCAGCACGCTGTCGGTCGACCTGGGCGCTACCGGCAGTGACGTGGTGCAGGTGGGCGGCAGCGCGAACATCGGCGGTGCATCGGTGGTGGTCAATGCCATCGACCCGAACACCAGCTACCAGCAGGGCCAGCAGTACACGATCATCAACGCAGGCGGCGGCGTCAGCGGGCAGTTCGTGCCGCCAACCACCACCTCTGCGTTCCTCTCACTGAGCCCGGTGTACACACCGAATGCTGCGCAGCTGAAGATCGATGTGAAGCAGACGGCGGCCTTCGTTACGGCTGCGCAGACCCGCAACCAGCTGGGCGTGGCATCGGCGCTGGACAGCCTGCCGCAGTCCGGCGCGGCGCTGGGCCTGTACAACACGCTGCTGGCCTACGACACCGCCACCGCGCGCAACGCCTTCAACCAGCTCTCCGGTGAAGTGCATGCGGCCAGCCGTGCAGTGCTGCTGTATGACAACTACCTGGAAGAGGGCATCCGCCAGCGTCTGGGCAGCGAGCTGCCGACGGTGCGTGGCGAGCGCGCTTCGGCATGGCTGGCCGGTAGCGGCAAGGTGTTCAAGCAGGACGGTGATGGCAACGGTGACGAGATCCGTGCCAACCGCAATGCACTGATGGCCGGCGTCGACTGGAAGCTCGGCGAGCACGTGGTGCTGGGTGCGGCGGCAGGCAGCGAGCGGCTGGACACGCGTCTGTACGATCGCCAGTCGCGTGCACGCCTGCGTGGCAATACCTATGGGCTGTATGCGCAGGGCGAGTGGAACAACGGGTTTGCGGTCGGTGGCAGCGTGTCGCGCGGTGATTACCGCACGCGCACCACGCGTGAAGTGCCGCTGCTGGCACAGACGCTGCACAGCCGCCAGGATTCGGATGTCACCATCGCCCAGATCGAAGGCAGCTGGACCTGGACCCATGGCAGGACGCAGCTGCAGCCGTACGTGCAGTTCACCAAGCACTGGGTGGACAGCGATCGCGCGGTGGAGCAGGGCGGCAGCGCAGCACTGGTACTGGAAGGCGGCAAGGACACGCTCAACGTCAGCACCGTCGGCGTACGCGGCCGCTGGGATGTGGGCAGCGGCGAGCGCTATCCGGCACAGTTGACGGTCGGGCTGGGCTGGCAGCACGCGTCCGGTGACACCGACGTGGCCAGCCGGCAGAGTTTCGCCGTCGGTGGCAATGCGTTCGATGCCTACAGTGCCGTGATGGCGCGCAATGCGCTGGTCAGCCAGGTCGGCGTAGCGGTTGGCCTGGGACGCAGCAGCCAGCTGTCGCTGTTCGTGCAGGGCCAGCATGGTGACGGTCGCAACGATATCGGCGGCCAGTTGAACCTGCGCGTCGGGTTCTGA
- a CDS encoding GNAT family N-acetyltransferase, protein MTPRLYRPTDITACLSIFDSNVPTYFAPQERGDFERFLHEHAAQCAFQVIEVEGQVVACGGLWNGGEGGASFCWGMVERGRHRQGLGRALAVARLHQAAADPSIQRITLSTSQHTQGFYAGLGFQVVRVVADGHGAGIDAVEMERVL, encoded by the coding sequence ATGACACCCCGCCTCTACCGCCCCACAGACATCACCGCCTGCCTGTCGATCTTCGACAGCAACGTGCCCACCTATTTCGCCCCCCAGGAGCGAGGAGACTTCGAGCGCTTCCTGCATGAACACGCCGCGCAGTGCGCATTCCAGGTGATCGAAGTCGAGGGCCAGGTGGTGGCCTGTGGCGGCCTCTGGAACGGCGGCGAAGGCGGTGCCAGCTTCTGCTGGGGCATGGTTGAACGAGGTCGCCACAGACAGGGTCTGGGACGCGCGCTGGCAGTGGCCCGCTTGCACCAGGCAGCAGCAGACCCGTCGATCCAGCGCATCACGCTCAGCACCAGCCAGCATACGCAGGGCTTCTATGCCGGCCTCGGCTTCCAGGTGGTACGCGTGGTGGCCGACGGCCACGGCGCCGGGATCGACGCCGTGGAAATGGAGCGGGTGCTGTAG
- a CDS encoding isocitrate lyase/PEP mutase family protein translates to MASPETGSGADCRSPSSGGSMSNAHASFVKLHQGADLYVLPNVWDAGGARLVQQQGALAVGTSSAAMAWSCGHADGGALPDTALLQRVSEIVGVTSLPVTVDIEDGYSDAPDVVAARVLRLVEAGAVGINIEDGAGSPEVLVAKISAIRSALGGRSLFINARTDVYLRGLAEGDEAVRMSIDRLQAYARAGADGGFVPGLRALDEAAAVAGAVPLPLNLMWLPGMASFAEQSQAGVRRLSAGPALFMHAWTAMAAATTDFLGDAMAMPEGAPGYTALNQLFSER, encoded by the coding sequence ATGGCGAGCCCGGAAACCGGTTCGGGCGCAGACTGCAGGTCCCCGTCATCAGGAGGTTCCATGTCGAATGCTCATGCCAGTTTCGTAAAACTCCACCAAGGCGCCGATCTTTACGTGCTGCCCAACGTATGGGATGCCGGTGGCGCCCGCCTGGTCCAGCAGCAGGGGGCTCTCGCGGTGGGAACATCGAGTGCTGCGATGGCGTGGTCCTGCGGTCATGCCGATGGCGGTGCGCTGCCTGATACCGCGCTGCTGCAGCGGGTTTCCGAAATCGTTGGTGTGACCTCGTTGCCGGTCACGGTCGATATCGAGGACGGCTACAGCGATGCCCCCGACGTGGTCGCTGCGAGGGTGCTGCGCCTGGTGGAAGCGGGTGCGGTCGGGATCAACATCGAAGACGGCGCTGGCAGCCCTGAGGTGCTGGTGGCGAAGATCAGCGCCATCCGTTCTGCGCTTGGCGGGCGATCACTGTTCATCAATGCGCGCACCGATGTGTATCTGCGCGGACTGGCCGAAGGCGATGAGGCGGTCAGGATGAGCATCGATCGGCTGCAGGCCTATGCGCGCGCCGGTGCCGACGGCGGCTTCGTGCCGGGGCTGCGCGCGCTGGACGAGGCTGCGGCGGTTGCCGGTGCCGTGCCGCTGCCTCTCAACCTGATGTGGCTGCCGGGGATGGCGTCGTTTGCTGAGCAGTCGCAGGCAGGCGTGCGGCGGCTGAGCGCAGGGCCCGCGTTGTTCATGCACGCATGGACGGCGATGGCTGCGGCGACCACGGATTTTCTCGGCGACGCGATGGCGATGCCGGAGGGGGCGCCGGGGTATACAGCCTTGAACCAGCTGTTCAGCGAAAGGTGA